Proteins encoded by one window of Sorangium aterium:
- a CDS encoding SRPBCC family protein has translation MLAARYHVYDSAVLDAPIEEAWRELRDVVALLPIVFGDGVKDYRYVDGGSAEKIPSRFEFTLHPSGDKAVEEVVARSETEHSVTYRLLGQVLGIEGYIATYRLRRITTEPGKTFLEWPREFGVAPGQEPEKVVPSVAALTANEVLAIKEHFAKRRRSV, from the coding sequence ATGCTCGCAGCCCGATATCACGTCTACGATTCAGCGGTGCTCGACGCGCCCATCGAGGAGGCATGGAGAGAGCTCCGCGATGTCGTCGCGCTCCTGCCGATCGTCTTCGGTGACGGCGTCAAGGACTACCGTTACGTGGACGGCGGCTCGGCGGAGAAGATCCCGTCGCGCTTCGAGTTCACGCTCCACCCGTCGGGAGACAAGGCCGTGGAGGAGGTGGTCGCGCGATCCGAGACCGAGCACTCCGTCACGTACCGGCTGCTCGGGCAGGTCCTGGGCATCGAGGGGTACATCGCGACGTACCGGCTCCGCCGCATCACGACCGAGCCGGGCAAGACGTTCCTCGAGTGGCCCCGGGAGTTCGGCGTCGCGCCGGGCCAGGAGCCTGAGAAGGTCGTCCCGTCGGTCGCGGCCCTCACCGCGAACGAGGTCCTCGCCATCAAGGAGCACTTCGCGAAGCGCCGCCGCTCGGTGTGA
- a CDS encoding TIM-barrel domain-containing protein — translation MRRFPSSAWSRAALLAAVVPLPACGQAETTEANENVAEVKAPLVTSSSATPRTPDTLFFSGNDVLGNLNGTFNFWGMTVAHQGENPGSAVTGYFTQGSGLGAAYFLTAQACSGASCPSETDRWQINLNTRVKRLYGLGMQGLANQVGVRFFPATDAPGTQEEFWDSEFAVGRMRTDAELDADCAMLPNCTSGARADFQYHQDYGRLRTPVFVVPEKNLIIAYLQPNPKMVRIRRSKDANNPTPQGTDPLNGMNVYTSFVLKQAPFLTDKDGGQHPLLDAAPAPLLIVRGNDMASAYSLYRQALKKVLLDVESTHPHAFDFKFPSKAAFGLDWETYGEFDTQIPLAGGATSAALRETRQRLSDAHVAPSVFIQGSGYWAKPNMCHPNAWTKFFGGIWTHPSTESLVLREGTSYSDWEQELEDSYRIAPGIGMRHHGAAQLAMMYLNGEFDANACSSEFMEHLNGDIDVNACPPDVTWSASPCQSPVIDGRPLSRYKGYEWVLKTLGMDPFLRFPERAEHSVFAFMRMAPTDTVVGAIIPFDQLNAAAMTKFVQTAHQVPGLSNGHLGYGNFRAIKEDEMFIGVHTRMLPSGYVPTNRESYQNLADRNKEDKSITQCGAGSPPNAPIDRYLPDGSFRLMYDYYRKNIDDSVILGRNDWFSTATDLQNGPGSVETLSTTAGSLLSYWPFKFGLDQMLTHVASGYFHPKLEQAGVKSPSVRDSSPDCANLVCPGEKDANGTLLPVDGKWCSADSHGVLQPMEGNEVPSRFDQCCRIGDGEVSSFVREAQLHAFMPGAVGSLGFWHLGSGADIVTWAYQLRMRLQQYAYDQAVRTFDDGQPHLMRPLWLDDASDTAHTIYAAPSAANTSDPIDEFFFGNALLVRPLLRATDTLAQQQAGLSMNVYFPPGRYMEFISGHASTVYDAGMRAFALSTTQRVDYPVFLKFGEILVIGNAMDPSGREARDAFNPNSLSVVVALDATTPSSTAYTLHVRKANAAACNATPGCFDPHGSNSAALTDGLVLQAFYGSGSPYVQATLNGSTVTKPLAQNSKGLWTVPVDEILAQFGQEYSAAAPSRFGSRLMASGPRLPWIAGNFTTPSGHFSQWWAGACAQGACDLTPGTSNTVYDPAKGALRTVRQPNGGPNQVVNVDTSASTSVDPGNYVARFYFKYRDGVLMPNDRHILGWVDVFDTTTNKVLARRRFAPSQFTEVNSNGGWQKFELGFTAPPGSVIQTRVYSWIPALEYPLDHQVTEVSRVLSP, via the coding sequence ATGAGACGTTTCCCGTCGAGCGCATGGAGCCGTGCGGCGCTCCTGGCAGCCGTGGTGCCGCTGCCTGCCTGTGGGCAGGCCGAGACGACAGAGGCGAACGAGAACGTCGCCGAGGTGAAGGCGCCGCTCGTCACCTCCTCCAGCGCGACGCCTCGCACGCCGGACACGCTCTTCTTCAGCGGCAACGACGTCCTCGGCAACCTCAATGGCACCTTCAACTTCTGGGGGATGACCGTCGCCCACCAGGGCGAGAATCCGGGGAGCGCGGTCACCGGGTACTTCACGCAGGGCTCGGGCCTGGGGGCCGCGTACTTTCTCACCGCGCAGGCCTGCAGCGGCGCTTCCTGCCCGTCCGAGACCGACCGCTGGCAGATCAACCTGAACACCAGGGTCAAGCGCCTTTACGGCCTGGGGATGCAGGGGCTCGCCAACCAGGTGGGGGTCCGCTTCTTTCCTGCGACCGACGCTCCGGGCACCCAGGAAGAGTTCTGGGACAGCGAGTTCGCCGTGGGGCGCATGCGCACCGACGCCGAGCTCGACGCCGACTGCGCCATGCTCCCGAATTGCACGAGCGGGGCTCGCGCGGACTTCCAGTATCACCAGGACTACGGCCGGCTGCGCACGCCGGTGTTCGTGGTGCCCGAGAAGAACCTCATCATCGCGTACCTGCAGCCGAACCCCAAGATGGTGCGCATCAGGCGCTCGAAGGACGCGAACAACCCCACGCCGCAGGGCACGGATCCGCTGAACGGGATGAACGTCTACACGTCGTTCGTGCTCAAGCAGGCGCCCTTCCTGACGGACAAGGACGGCGGGCAGCACCCGCTGCTGGACGCCGCCCCCGCGCCGCTGCTCATCGTCCGCGGCAACGACATGGCGAGCGCGTACTCCTTGTATCGTCAGGCGTTGAAGAAGGTCCTGCTCGACGTCGAGAGCACGCACCCGCACGCCTTCGATTTCAAGTTCCCGTCGAAGGCGGCCTTCGGCCTCGATTGGGAGACCTACGGCGAGTTCGACACGCAGATCCCGCTCGCCGGTGGAGCGACCTCGGCCGCGCTCCGGGAGACCCGCCAGCGCCTCTCCGACGCGCACGTCGCGCCATCCGTCTTCATCCAGGGCTCCGGGTACTGGGCCAAGCCGAACATGTGTCACCCGAACGCCTGGACCAAGTTCTTCGGCGGCATCTGGACGCACCCGTCGACGGAGTCGCTCGTGCTCCGGGAAGGCACCTCGTACTCGGACTGGGAGCAGGAGCTAGAGGATAGCTATCGCATCGCTCCCGGTATCGGGATGCGCCACCACGGGGCGGCGCAGCTGGCCATGATGTACCTGAACGGTGAATTCGACGCCAATGCCTGCTCGTCGGAATTCATGGAGCACCTGAACGGTGACATCGACGTCAATGCCTGCCCGCCGGACGTGACATGGTCCGCCTCGCCGTGCCAGAGCCCCGTGATCGACGGGAGACCGCTCTCGAGATACAAGGGTTACGAGTGGGTCCTCAAGACGCTCGGCATGGACCCGTTCCTGCGCTTCCCGGAGCGGGCGGAACATAGCGTATTCGCGTTCATGCGGATGGCGCCCACGGACACCGTGGTCGGCGCCATCATCCCGTTCGATCAGCTCAACGCGGCCGCCATGACGAAATTCGTGCAGACGGCGCACCAGGTGCCCGGGTTGTCGAACGGGCACCTGGGCTACGGCAACTTCCGCGCGATCAAGGAAGACGAGATGTTCATCGGCGTGCACACGCGGATGCTGCCGAGCGGCTACGTTCCGACGAACCGTGAGTCCTATCAAAATCTTGCAGATCGCAACAAAGAGGACAAGTCCATCACCCAGTGCGGGGCCGGCAGCCCCCCCAACGCTCCGATCGACCGCTACCTTCCGGACGGCTCGTTCCGCCTCATGTACGATTACTACCGGAAGAACATCGACGACAGCGTCATCCTCGGCCGCAACGACTGGTTCAGCACCGCGACGGATCTCCAGAATGGCCCGGGCTCCGTGGAGACGCTCAGCACGACGGCAGGATCGCTGCTGAGCTACTGGCCTTTCAAGTTCGGGCTGGATCAGATGCTCACCCACGTGGCCTCCGGCTACTTCCACCCGAAGCTGGAGCAGGCGGGCGTCAAGTCGCCCTCGGTACGCGACAGCTCGCCGGATTGCGCCAACCTGGTCTGCCCCGGGGAGAAAGACGCGAATGGCACCCTGCTACCGGTGGACGGCAAGTGGTGCTCGGCGGACAGCCATGGGGTCCTCCAGCCCATGGAGGGAAACGAGGTGCCCTCGCGCTTCGATCAGTGCTGCCGCATCGGCGATGGAGAGGTCTCCTCCTTCGTCCGCGAGGCGCAGCTCCACGCCTTCATGCCCGGCGCTGTCGGCTCGCTCGGCTTCTGGCACCTCGGCTCCGGGGCGGACATCGTCACGTGGGCGTACCAGCTCCGCATGCGGCTGCAGCAGTACGCCTACGATCAGGCCGTCCGGACCTTCGATGATGGTCAGCCTCACCTGATGCGCCCCTTGTGGCTGGACGACGCCTCCGACACGGCGCACACGATCTACGCAGCGCCGTCTGCCGCAAACACGTCAGACCCCATCGACGAGTTCTTCTTCGGCAATGCCCTGCTTGTGCGCCCGCTGCTGCGGGCGACGGACACCCTCGCCCAGCAGCAGGCCGGGCTATCCATGAACGTGTACTTCCCGCCTGGTCGCTACATGGAGTTCATCAGCGGGCATGCGTCGACCGTGTACGACGCGGGCATGCGGGCCTTCGCCCTGTCCACCACCCAGCGGGTGGATTACCCCGTCTTCCTCAAGTTCGGCGAGATCCTCGTCATCGGGAACGCGATGGATCCGAGCGGGCGGGAGGCGCGCGACGCGTTCAACCCCAACAGCTTGAGCGTGGTGGTGGCCCTCGACGCGACGACGCCCAGCTCCACGGCCTATACCCTGCACGTGCGCAAGGCGAACGCGGCGGCCTGCAACGCCACCCCCGGCTGCTTCGACCCGCACGGGAGCAACTCGGCGGCCCTCACGGACGGCCTGGTATTGCAGGCCTTCTACGGCAGCGGCAGTCCGTACGTACAGGCCACCCTGAACGGGAGCACCGTGACGAAGCCGTTGGCGCAGAACTCCAAGGGCCTGTGGACGGTCCCGGTGGATGAGATCCTGGCCCAGTTCGGCCAGGAATACAGCGCCGCGGCGCCGTCGAGGTTCGGCAGCCGCCTGATGGCCAGCGGGCCGCGTCTGCCGTGGATCGCCGGCAACTTCACGACGCCGTCGGGGCATTTCAGCCAGTGGTGGGCCGGGGCGTGCGCGCAGGGCGCGTGTGACCTCACCCCGGGAACGAGCAACACGGTTTACGACCCGGCCAAGGGCGCCCTCCGCACCGTCCGCCAGCCCAATGGCGGCCCGAACCAGGTGGTGAACGTGGACACCTCCGCGTCGACGTCGGTCGACCCCGGCAACTACGTGGCGCGCTTCTACTTCAAGTACCGCGACGGCGTGCTGATGCCGAACGACCGCCACATCCTCGGGTGGGTCGACGTGTTCGACACGACGACGAACAAGGTGCTGGCGCGCCGCCGCTTCGCGCCGTCACAGTTCACCGAGGTCAACTCCAACGGCGGGTGGCAGAAGTTCGAGCTCGGCTTCACGGCGCCCCCCGGCAGCGTGATCCAGACACGGGTCTATAGCTGGATACCGGCCCTGGAGTACCCGCTCGACCACCAGGTCACCGAGGTGAGCCGGGTCCTGTCGCCGTAG
- a CDS encoding ATP-binding protein, translating into MVGTDSRRPRASGAGGGDPDLAQVPSPESSRVLRRAPAPPAPLVDASRFFGRAQALEELQGYLDDGAKLVTILGGPGLGKTRLMRHFGALKQQAGEAVTFCDLTAVTSLDDIFVDVARALDVPLTDGATAEDATAQLGRAIAARSRSFLLLDNLEQVVAHAHAPLSKWLRAAPQTTFLTTSREVLGLEEEVLLELPPLAPEEAVELFLDRARRAAPRVAETERDLVAQLVGQLDCIPLAVELSAGRAGILSVADMLARIQDRFALLRSTRRGAPARHSTLESAIDWSWNALTAAERSALAQCAVFRGGFTVDAAEAVIDLSGAPDAPPHLDLIQALHQKSLLVSYVDPSSRTSRLGLYEIIRAYASRKLSAAAFTRAAASHARHHVLEAERQAARVDLDGGNDALEWLARETENLLAVVHRNEVEPSLRVRAALALDALFEVRGPSLTRLSLLRAVAPAVEEDGDAERTVRHLRAQGDAHRQRGHLADARLDLDRAIATARAAGCGALERRALVTMALLDYDLSRFDLIKERYEELYDLALRAGDDEARRIAICSPVGIARTDPEDPETAALGIRNLRIRAQTLLHLCGQHIFLLGDVEAGLRFSWRALELARRIGDRLFEHVVLGSIGGLELSLGRFEAASEHLALAVQSHRETGSRHQLADALVLLGGVESAMGRFDEARALLDEGLPILAELGEEGWGRACGLGQRGVLHAMLGLFAQAEACVRLARRVVATAQPGAHAFVDLCADLLAIARARNAGQPASQTVCAYLQRLEDARKNPATRIGASLIEPLGERVLALLPGGVEDHGHAASEPPPEPTPPADLEVGPDATWFRVHPSAPVKLQRRRPLRRLLARLLEAHRDAPDKPASPMVLVEAAWPGERMLPDAALNRLRNAVAVLRGMGLKGMLLTRDDGYLLRPSLSVSASPHLLLDDG; encoded by the coding sequence ATGGTCGGCACGGACTCGCGTAGGCCGCGAGCGAGCGGCGCGGGCGGCGGGGACCCCGATCTCGCCCAGGTGCCATCGCCCGAGTCCTCGCGCGTGCTGCGGCGCGCGCCGGCGCCCCCCGCGCCGCTCGTCGATGCGTCGCGTTTCTTCGGCCGCGCGCAGGCGCTGGAAGAGCTCCAGGGCTACCTCGACGACGGGGCCAAGCTCGTCACCATCCTCGGCGGACCGGGCCTCGGAAAGACGCGGCTCATGCGCCACTTCGGGGCCTTGAAGCAGCAGGCCGGCGAGGCGGTGACGTTCTGCGACCTCACCGCCGTGACCAGCCTCGACGACATCTTCGTCGACGTGGCGCGCGCCCTCGACGTGCCGCTCACGGACGGCGCCACCGCCGAGGACGCAACGGCGCAGCTGGGCCGCGCGATCGCCGCGCGGAGTCGCTCGTTCCTCCTGCTCGACAACCTGGAGCAGGTCGTCGCGCACGCGCACGCGCCCCTGTCGAAGTGGCTCCGGGCCGCGCCGCAGACCACATTCCTCACGACCTCACGGGAGGTGCTCGGTCTGGAGGAGGAGGTGCTGCTGGAGCTGCCTCCTCTCGCGCCCGAGGAAGCCGTGGAGCTGTTCCTCGATCGAGCCCGCCGCGCAGCGCCTCGCGTGGCGGAGACCGAGCGCGATCTGGTCGCGCAGCTCGTCGGTCAGCTGGACTGTATCCCGCTGGCCGTGGAGCTCTCGGCGGGGCGCGCGGGCATCCTGTCGGTCGCCGATATGCTGGCGCGCATCCAGGACCGCTTCGCGCTGCTGCGGTCCACACGCCGCGGAGCTCCGGCGCGCCACTCCACGCTGGAGAGCGCCATCGACTGGTCCTGGAACGCGTTGACCGCGGCCGAGCGCTCGGCGCTCGCGCAGTGCGCGGTGTTCCGCGGCGGCTTCACCGTGGACGCCGCGGAGGCCGTCATCGACCTCTCGGGTGCGCCGGACGCGCCGCCCCACCTCGACCTCATCCAGGCCTTGCACCAGAAGTCGCTCCTCGTCAGCTACGTCGATCCCTCCTCGCGGACCTCGCGCCTCGGGCTCTACGAGATCATCCGCGCGTACGCGTCCCGCAAGCTCTCGGCCGCGGCCTTCACCCGGGCCGCGGCGTCGCACGCGCGCCATCACGTCCTTGAGGCCGAGCGCCAGGCTGCGCGCGTCGACCTCGACGGGGGGAATGACGCGCTCGAATGGCTCGCGCGCGAGACCGAGAACCTGCTCGCCGTCGTCCACCGGAACGAGGTCGAGCCATCGCTGCGCGTACGTGCCGCCCTCGCGCTCGACGCGCTGTTCGAGGTGCGCGGCCCGTCGCTGACGCGGCTTTCCTTGCTGCGCGCCGTGGCTCCGGCGGTGGAAGAGGACGGCGACGCCGAGCGCACCGTTCGCCATCTGCGCGCGCAGGGCGACGCGCATCGGCAGCGCGGTCACCTCGCGGACGCGCGGCTCGACCTCGATCGGGCCATCGCCACGGCGCGGGCCGCGGGCTGCGGCGCGCTCGAGCGCAGAGCGCTCGTCACCATGGCGCTCCTCGACTACGACCTGTCGCGCTTCGACCTCATCAAGGAGAGGTACGAAGAGCTCTACGACCTCGCCCTGCGCGCGGGGGACGACGAGGCGCGGAGGATCGCCATTTGCAGCCCGGTGGGGATCGCCCGGACGGACCCCGAGGATCCGGAGACGGCGGCGCTCGGGATCCGAAACCTGCGCATTCGGGCACAGACGCTGCTCCATCTCTGCGGCCAGCACATCTTCTTGCTGGGTGACGTCGAAGCCGGGCTCCGCTTCTCCTGGCGGGCCCTCGAGCTCGCGCGGCGCATCGGAGACCGCTTGTTCGAGCACGTGGTGCTGGGCTCGATCGGGGGGCTGGAGCTTTCGCTCGGCCGATTCGAGGCTGCGAGCGAGCATCTGGCGCTCGCCGTGCAGTCGCACCGCGAAACAGGCTCACGCCACCAGCTCGCCGACGCGCTCGTGCTGCTGGGCGGCGTCGAGAGCGCGATGGGGCGCTTCGACGAGGCTCGCGCGCTCCTCGACGAAGGCCTTCCGATCCTCGCCGAGCTCGGCGAGGAGGGGTGGGGGCGCGCTTGTGGTCTGGGGCAACGCGGCGTGCTCCACGCCATGCTCGGGCTGTTCGCGCAGGCCGAGGCGTGCGTGCGCCTGGCCCGGCGCGTGGTCGCCACGGCGCAGCCGGGCGCCCATGCGTTCGTGGATCTCTGCGCGGACCTCCTCGCGATCGCCCGCGCTCGAAATGCCGGTCAGCCGGCGAGTCAGACCGTGTGCGCGTATCTCCAGCGGCTGGAAGACGCCAGGAAGAACCCCGCGACGCGCATCGGTGCGAGCCTCATCGAGCCCCTGGGGGAGCGGGTGCTGGCCCTGCTGCCGGGTGGCGTCGAGGATCACGGCCATGCTGCATCGGAGCCCCCGCCCGAGCCGACGCCACCCGCGGATCTGGAGGTCGGGCCCGACGCGACGTGGTTTCGCGTGCATCCATCCGCCCCGGTCAAGCTCCAGCGGCGTCGTCCCCTGCGCAGGCTGCTCGCGCGGCTGCTCGAAGCGCACCGCGACGCGCCGGACAAGCCGGCCTCGCCGATGGTCCTCGTCGAAGCCGCCTGGCCAGGCGAGCGCATGTTGCCTGACGCCGCGCTCAACCGGCTCCGGAACGCAGTGGCCGTGCTCCGCGGCATGGGCCTCAAGGGCATGCTGCTCACGCGCGACGACGGCTACCTGCTACGCCCATCGCTCTCGGTGAGCGCCTCGCCGCACCTGCTGCTGGACGACGGATGA
- a CDS encoding SRPBCC family protein, with translation MIDARYHVYDSAVLDAPIEEVWQEVRDITKLIPVVFGDNVREYGYVEGGSAEKVPSRFAFTLVSGESSLEEVVARSETEHAVTYRIHGQIFGIERYTGTYRLRRVTTEPDKTFLEFPREFGVAAGHDPAQVVPAIAALTAKEVAAIKAYFAKRRRAA, from the coding sequence ATGATCGACGCGCGTTATCACGTCTACGACTCGGCGGTGCTGGATGCCCCCATCGAGGAGGTCTGGCAAGAGGTCCGCGATATCACGAAGCTCATCCCCGTCGTCTTCGGGGACAACGTCAGGGAGTACGGCTACGTGGAGGGCGGCTCCGCGGAGAAGGTGCCGTCGCGGTTCGCGTTCACGCTCGTCTCGGGGGAGAGCTCGCTGGAGGAGGTGGTCGCGCGCTCCGAGACCGAGCACGCCGTCACCTACCGGATCCACGGGCAGATCTTCGGCATCGAACGCTACACCGGGACCTACCGGCTCCGGCGCGTCACGACCGAGCCGGACAAGACCTTCCTCGAGTTTCCACGGGAGTTCGGGGTCGCGGCAGGTCACGATCCAGCGCAGGTCGTCCCGGCCATCGCCGCGCTCACCGCGAAGGAGGTCGCGGCGATCAAGGCGTACTTCGCGAAGCGCCGCCGCGCTGCGTGA
- a CDS encoding efflux RND transporter permease subunit, whose protein sequence is MKRPALPLLVTGILTVIALFLATRLHVLTGFESLLPASRPSVQELDRVAAKTAGVSTLFVVLQGGEGTPTAALQRAADALVPEIEKIGPPWVGSVEDGVHEAYRFLSPRAGLYVERDRLTKLRDDIEARYTYEVSKATGALLDDEPPPEINASSIEQSLGLQGVDTGRYPDGYYQSKDGKTVVVAIRSKVMASDFAAGSEAIRRVSEVVERVRPASFDAGITHGLAGDLQTGIAEYAAINEDLTDVGVSGAVLIAAVVFLYYLRLRTLVAMLITIGIGVAWTFGATQLALGHLNMATGFLFSIVAGNGINFGIIYMARYLEARRGGASLLEGVRVAHRETWLPTLTAGCAAAAAYGSLLVTEFRGFHDFGLIGSAGMVLCWVATFVALPSILAVMDRIVPLEQESPGLLGRLRRRAQGGVAFGAPFARLAARSPVTLTLAGLALAAAGLVATVSYVRADPMEYNLQNLRNDEGARAAQIRLSSLAEEITGYVGTDGMAILVERPEQVEPLRAALYARRDAAPEGAKPFKEIYALQDLVPRDQEAKIPLLQEIKDRVLRARKRGLVGDEDWRRIQAVIPPDDLAPFGIGDLPAGVARAFTETDGTRGRIVYISPITPESVHDAHYLFRWADAYRETRLPDGSVVRGSGRAVIYADMWAAVIDDVPPAVLFSLAATVLVVLVAFRGGRPAFAVLGALLVGVSWMAGLLVLMNVKLNFLNFIALPLTFGIGVDYAVNIVQRYAREGAGGALTAVRETGGAVILCSLTTTLGYLALVRSQNYAVRSLGVSAVIGELACLFAAVLILPAALVWRDRRRPKGQEAFLAVGRPTT, encoded by the coding sequence GTGAAGCGGCCGGCGCTGCCGCTGCTCGTGACCGGGATCCTCACCGTCATCGCCCTCTTCCTGGCGACGCGGCTCCATGTGCTGACGGGGTTCGAGTCGCTGCTGCCGGCGTCGCGGCCCAGCGTGCAGGAGCTCGACCGGGTCGCGGCGAAGACGGCCGGCGTGTCCACGCTCTTCGTCGTGCTCCAGGGCGGCGAGGGCACCCCCACGGCCGCGCTCCAGCGGGCCGCGGACGCGCTCGTCCCGGAGATCGAGAAGATCGGCCCCCCGTGGGTCGGCAGCGTCGAGGACGGGGTGCACGAGGCCTACCGCTTCCTCTCGCCGCGCGCCGGGCTCTACGTCGAGCGCGACAGGCTCACCAAGCTCCGGGACGACATCGAGGCGCGCTATACCTACGAGGTCAGCAAGGCGACGGGCGCGCTGCTCGACGACGAGCCGCCCCCCGAGATCAACGCCAGCTCGATCGAGCAGAGCCTCGGCCTCCAGGGGGTCGACACGGGGCGCTACCCCGACGGCTACTACCAGTCGAAGGACGGCAAGACCGTCGTCGTCGCCATCCGCTCGAAGGTGATGGCCAGCGATTTCGCCGCCGGCTCCGAGGCGATCCGGCGCGTGAGCGAGGTCGTCGAGCGCGTGCGCCCCGCCTCGTTCGACGCGGGGATCACCCACGGCCTCGCCGGCGATCTGCAGACCGGGATCGCCGAGTACGCGGCGATCAACGAGGACCTGACCGACGTCGGCGTCTCGGGCGCGGTCCTCATCGCCGCCGTCGTGTTCCTCTACTACCTGCGCCTGCGCACGCTCGTCGCCATGCTGATCACGATCGGCATCGGCGTCGCCTGGACGTTCGGCGCCACCCAGCTCGCGCTCGGCCACCTCAACATGGCGACCGGGTTCCTCTTCTCGATCGTCGCCGGCAACGGCATCAACTTCGGGATCATCTACATGGCGCGCTACCTCGAGGCGCGCCGCGGCGGCGCGAGCCTGCTCGAGGGCGTGCGCGTCGCCCACCGCGAGACCTGGCTGCCCACGCTCACGGCCGGCTGCGCGGCCGCGGCCGCCTACGGCTCGCTGCTCGTCACCGAGTTCCGCGGGTTCCACGACTTCGGCCTCATCGGCAGCGCCGGCATGGTGCTCTGCTGGGTCGCCACGTTCGTCGCGCTGCCGAGCATCCTCGCGGTGATGGACCGGATCGTCCCCCTCGAGCAGGAGTCGCCGGGCCTCCTCGGCAGGCTGCGGCGGCGCGCCCAGGGCGGCGTCGCGTTCGGCGCGCCGTTCGCGCGGCTCGCGGCGCGGAGCCCGGTCACGCTCACGCTCGCGGGCCTCGCCCTGGCCGCAGCCGGCCTCGTCGCCACGGTGAGCTACGTGCGCGCCGATCCGATGGAGTACAACCTCCAGAACCTCCGCAACGACGAGGGGGCCCGCGCGGCGCAGATCCGCCTGAGCTCGCTCGCGGAGGAGATCACCGGCTACGTCGGCACCGACGGCATGGCGATCCTCGTGGAGCGGCCCGAGCAGGTCGAGCCGCTCCGCGCTGCGCTCTACGCGAGGCGCGACGCGGCGCCCGAGGGCGCGAAGCCGTTCAAGGAGATCTACGCGCTCCAGGATCTGGTCCCGCGGGATCAGGAGGCGAAGATCCCGCTGCTCCAGGAGATCAAGGATCGCGTCCTCAGGGCGCGGAAGCGCGGCCTCGTGGGCGACGAGGACTGGCGCCGCATCCAGGCGGTCATCCCGCCGGACGATCTCGCGCCGTTCGGGATCGGCGATCTGCCGGCGGGCGTGGCGCGCGCCTTCACCGAGACCGACGGGACGCGCGGGCGCATCGTGTACATCAGCCCGATCACGCCCGAGAGCGTGCACGACGCGCACTACCTCTTCCGGTGGGCGGACGCGTACCGCGAGACGCGGCTCCCCGACGGCAGCGTCGTGCGCGGCTCGGGGCGCGCGGTCATCTACGCGGACATGTGGGCGGCGGTCATCGACGACGTGCCGCCGGCGGTGCTGTTCTCGCTGGCCGCGACGGTCCTCGTCGTGCTCGTCGCCTTCCGCGGCGGCCGCCCGGCGTTCGCGGTGCTCGGCGCGCTGCTCGTCGGCGTCTCGTGGATGGCGGGGTTGCTCGTGCTGATGAACGTGAAGCTCAACTTCTTGAACTTCATCGCCTTGCCGCTGACGTTCGGCATCGGCGTCGACTACGCCGTGAACATCGTGCAGCGGTACGCGCGGGAGGGCGCCGGCGGCGCGCTGACCGCGGTGCGCGAGACGGGCGGCGCGGTGATCCTCTGCAGCCTCACGACGACGCTGGGCTACCTCGCCCTGGTCCGCTCGCAGAACTACGCGGTGAGGAGCCTTGGCGTCTCCGCGGTCATCGGCGAGCTCGCGTGCCTCTTCGCGGCCGTGCTGATCTTGCCCGCGGCGCTCGTCTGGCGCGACCGGCGGCGCCCGAAGGGCCAGGAGGCCTTCCTCGCGGTCGGCCGCCCCACGACATGA
- a CDS encoding EVE domain-containing protein, with the protein MSRRYWLMKSEPQKYSFAQLVRDGQTIWDGVRNFEARNNMRGMKQGDLVLFYHSSEGKAVAGVARVKREAYPDPTADADEDWSVVDIEPVAPLKVQVSLDTIRGDESLAEISLLKRSRLSVVPVSKEHFDRVLKLGKTKIA; encoded by the coding sequence ATGTCTCGCCGTTACTGGCTGATGAAGAGCGAGCCTCAGAAATATTCGTTCGCGCAGCTCGTGCGCGACGGCCAGACGATCTGGGACGGCGTCCGGAACTTCGAGGCCCGCAACAACATGCGGGGCATGAAGCAGGGGGATCTCGTGCTCTTCTATCACTCGAGCGAGGGCAAGGCGGTCGCGGGCGTGGCGCGCGTCAAGCGCGAAGCGTACCCGGATCCGACGGCCGACGCCGACGAGGACTGGAGCGTGGTGGACATCGAGCCGGTCGCGCCGCTCAAGGTGCAGGTCAGCCTCGACACGATCCGCGGCGACGAGTCGCTGGCCGAGATCTCGCTCTTGAAGCGGTCGCGGCTCAGCGTGGTGCCCGTCTCGAAGGAGCACTTCGATCGGGTGCTGAAGCTGGGCAAGACCAAGATCGCTTGA